The DNA sequence CATGTACAATCACAAGATCCTCAAGACTGGCTACTTTCTGGAAGATGTTTCCATAAGTAGCCTTACTCCACAAAGTCAAAGCTTTCTTCAATTTCTTAATCTTATAATTGAACAAAATAAAAGGATTGCCACTGAAATCTGCATTCCAGTTATCCTTAACAACATCAAGGAAAGTTTCATGTTTAATCCAGAACTTCAAGAACTTGAATGATTTCTTAATAGGTGCTACATTTAGGTCACAGGAAATGATCAATGGGCAGTGATCCGAACCTGTTTTGGACAAATGAGTAACCTCCACTCCTGGCAGCATCTGTTGAAACTCCATGTTAGCCAAGCATCTATCTAACCTCTTGAATATACATACAATCATCATCAGTTCTTCCATTCCACCAAGTATAAATACTGCCCTTGAAATCCAAATCAAACAGGTTACAAGTGTTTATACAATGTCGAAAATCTTCTACTTCATTCAAAGACACTGGCAGTCTACCaatttttcttcttcatcaacTATTATATTAAAATCACTTCCAACAAGCCATGGGATAGTCATTTCATGAGCTAAAACATACATTGAATCCCACAATTCATTTATCTCAATTGTATCACATTTGGCACACACAAGAGTGACTATGAAATCTTTTTGTGATTGAGGATTAAATAGTCTAAGCGTAAGTTGTTGCTCCATGTCAAATAATACTTCAACCTCATAATGTTACTCCACAAAGGCCCATACTTTGTTAGAAATATTAACAAACGCATGGTGAATACCTAGCTTTCTCTTATATTTCTCCAGTTTGTTTGCATTTTGCATAGGCTCCATCAAACCAATGGAGTGAAATTCATGCTGTCTATGCATTATGACAAGCCTTTCAAAggattttttttgtatttattgACCTTATATTCCAAATAATAGCATTCATGATTAATTACTGAATTTGGTAACGATCCTTCTCGTTTGAACTCCAGTGCCAGGAACACCGGACATCTCCTTTTGTTGCTTCCTTCTTCCTCTTGCAATAGATTTTACTTTATCAATTTGTCTAGGAGATAAGTCAACTTGCATTGCAGCATTCATGAAGTTCTAAGTTGTATACTCTTCATCTAGGTCCTTACCCCCTCTTTCAACCTGATCTTCCTCCTCCATGCTATGGGTTGGTTCACCTATTGATTCTGTACAGGCTTAGGGATCATCAGCTTGCTCAGATTTTCTTTGGCCACCTTCAAAGGTTGGTTATTAGGAGAATTAAACACCACTGGGAGGTTTTTTCCAGCTGAACAtgcttccttcttttttttttgattttcctGTAGCTAGGGCATCATTTACCTGGCTAGGGTTAGGGTTAGGGCTGGGTACTATTTCATTGATTTTTGTTGACAAACCCTGATTCTTTGAGCTGCTGTCTTGCATTACTGGCTTCTCCATATCAGCCTTACCATCAACAGTAGCAATCACATTATCAACATCTGTTTCCCAATCTTTTGTATCTCCTATCTCCTTCTCAACTCCTGCTGCCCCATCGTCAATTAGGTCATGATCAACTGAttgatcatcatcttctattTTCTCCTTCTCATCATCTTCTTGGAATTCTCCTTCCTCCTCATCTGAAATTTTTCTACTTGATCACTCCACAGTTTACCTAGTTGTACATTACCAGTATCTTGTGACTGAGAAGGCATATCTTTGCTCAATTGATTTGTTGCAATAAATCTAGCTAAATCATCACACCTTATTTCTTCATTCATGCTAGTGCCATTGCCTTCCTTTGTATTCAAGGACCGTGATGAAACTTCCTTACATGACTGATTTGTTATGACCTTATTGACTCCAAAATCTCGATTAACCCATTGAGCAGTGGATTCCTTCAAAACTGCATGTTCCTTCTCCTTGTCAATGTGCTTAATATTTGCATTATTTCATTCCTTTGATGCCCAGTCCCCGGTGAAGTTGGCTTGTATACATGAGTAGTTGGATTTAATGATTTCCCAGAAGCAGCCTGGATTTAAAGATTTCCCAGCCGACCTTGGAGACCCATTCCCAGTCGCAATAGGATTTGCAGTAGGTATGCGAGAAACAATGCTCTTTTCCACCAATACCAATTGATTGTTGTCCTCCTTCTCTCTTTCTTCTACCTCCAATACTACAAGTTTTTTGGTTACTTGAACCTGTTGAGATGTCACATTATCAAGTGGAACAATTTCTTTTCTAGTCTTCTCATTGATATCAACCTGTTTTGCTCCATTCTTCACACGATTGTCTCTTACCTCTTTCCATTGTTCACCTATGTTACCAACCACTTtaccacttgacaaaattttGATTGGTTGATCAACATTGTTCTTCTTCCATCCACCTTGCTCAACACCTTCATCTCCTTGTACCTCTTCTTTAGCCTTATCATTGTGCTCCATCAATTCAGGATGCAACCTCTAACACTCAAACTCATCATATCCTTGTAGTCTACATTCTTTGCAATACAGAGGGAGAAAATCATATTGAATCATCACCCATTCCGTCCTTA is a window from the Nicotiana tomentosiformis chromosome 10, ASM39032v3, whole genome shotgun sequence genome containing:
- the LOC138899870 gene encoding uncharacterized protein, whose protein sequence is MNAAMQVDLSPRQIDKVKSIARGRRKQQKEMSGVPGTGVQTRRIVTKFIFILGGMEELMMIVCIFKRLDRCLANMEFQQMLPGVEVTHLSKTGSDHCPLIISCDLNVAPIKKSFKFLKFWIKHETFLDVVKDNWNADFSGNPFILFNYKIKKLKKALTLWSKATYGNIFQKVASLEDLVIVHEIQFELHPTPHNRERLLKVQADFIRYLQLEEEFWKQKAGMNRFQDGDKNTKFFHAQEQFREYRVPTAFGILDHVPNIVLRVQNEDLIKQPTKKEVKRAVFGLNRDSAGGLDGFNGSFYQACGDDVFDMVRAFFNGQELSNL